In Janthinobacterium sp. B9-8, the genomic stretch ATAGCGGCGTGCCACATCGTCTAGCGTGCCCGTTTGAGCATTGGCAGCGAGCAGCAGCAGGGTCGATACATTGTCTTCGTCAAACAAGGCTAGTTGCTCACTGATGCGCTGATCGCGCTGCCCCATGCCGACGGTATCAATCAGTACCAGATGCTTTTCGCTCAGATCGGCAAGGGTAAATTGCAAATCGGTTTCGTCTTTGACTTCATGCACCGGCACACCGATGATGCGGCCGTAAATACGCAGCTGATCGTGCGCACCAATCCGGTAGCTGTCGGTGGTGAGCAGGGCCACCGAATCTGGCCCGTGTAAGAGCGCACAACGCGCCGCCAGCTTGGCTACGGTGGTGGTTTTACCCACACCCGTCGGGCCGATGAGGGCGTAGATTCCGCCGCGGTTGATCAAATCGTCGTCTGTGGTCGCTGCAGCCAGATTATGCGTGAGCGCGGCTTTTACCCAGCGCATGCCTTGATCCAGCGTCATTTGCGCTGGCATTTTTTCAACGAGTTGGCGTGAAAGCGCTGGGCAAAATCCAGCGGATAAAAGCTGGCGCAAGGCTTCGAGCTTTTCAGGCGCATGGCGCGATAATTCACCCCAAGCCATGCCTGCGAGCTGGCTTTCTAGTAAGCCACGCAAGAGGCGGATTTCGCGTGCAATGCCATCCATCGCTGCTTTATCAGCCAGGCTTTGTGTTGGTGGTGCTTCATCGTCTTCAAAGCTGAAAGTAGGCAAGGCCTGGGCAGGACGACGCGGTGGTGGCGGCGCAGGCCGTGGTGCTGGGCGGCTAGGTCTGGGCTGCTGATATTCTGGATTGCTGTCGAGCGGTATGGGCGCGGTAGCGGCAGGCTCCGGCTGGCGTGGTGCATGGCGATTGCTGCGCAGGACAACCGGCTCATCGTGCAGGATATGCTTGGTGCTGGGTTCTTCATCGTCATCATCGGGGATGGCGTAAGAGCGGGCGAGGGCTTTGCTGATTGGCGCAGCAGCTTGCGCGCTTTGTAGCAGCTTTGCGCCATTTTGCGCGCCGCGGGTATTTTGTTGTGGCGCAGGGCGTGGCTGTGCGGCAACGTTTTGGACGTTGGTCAGCGCGGCGACATCGGCGTCTGCCACGGCCATGATCTCTATGCCACCACCAGACACCTGGCGGTTGGATAAGATAAGCGCATCTGGGCCAAGTTCGTCCCGAACCTGACGCAGCGCGTCACGTGTAGTCGCTCCGTAGAACTTTTTTACGACCATATCCAGTTGCCGTCTGAAAACAAAAGATGATCCTCGTGCAAGCCAATGGGTATGAAATATACAGTTTAGCTGCGTGTATTTTAGTATGTTTTGTCAGTTTACTCTTAAGCATACCTAGCTTAATTAGGTAATTATTCTTTAATTTATCTGGACAGTTGTTTTTACCTACCTGATTCGAGTTTAATTGGCCCCTAACATCCCTACAATTCTGATGGTTTTACTATCAGGAATCTCGGTATGCGCAATCACGCGTAAGCCCGGAATAGAGCGGCGTAAAAATCGGCTTAGCATCGGGCGCAGCTGGGCAGGGGCGATCAGCACGGTGCTCAGACCTTGCTGCTCTAATTGCTCAGATAATTCAGAGGCTTGTTTCAATACGCGCTCGGCAAGGCCAGGCTCTAAGCCGCCTTGCGAATTACCCGAGACGGCCGAGAGTAGAATATTTTCGAGCTGTGGCTCAAGCGTCACAACTTGCAATTCGTTTTCGCCAGGGAAAAGCTGATGAACAATCGCCCGGCCCAGCGCCACACGCACGGCAGCGGTTAGCTCGTCGATATTTTGGGTGCGGACAATATGCTCGGCCAGTGTTTCCAGGATGCTCCGCAAGTCGCGGATATGCATCCCTTCTTCAAGTAAATTTTGTAATACTTTCTGTAAAGTGCCGACAGGAATAATTTTGGGAACCAAGTCTTCCAGCAGCTTGGGTGCTTCTTTGCCAAAGTGCTCAAGTAATTGCTGGACTTCTTCGCGGCCTAAAAGCTCAGCAGAATGGCTTTGTAAAATATTTGAGATATGGGTGGCCACCACGGTGGAAGCATCCACCACGGTATAGCCAAAGGCTTGCGCCTGATCGCGTAAGCTGCCATCAATCCAGACGGCAGGTAGGCCAAAAGTAGGGTCTTGGGTTGGCGTGCCAGGCAGTTGGCCGATGGCGTTGCCCGGATTAATGGCCAGCCATTGCGCTGCAAAAGCTTCACCCGTGCCCACATCTACGCCTTTGAGTTGGATGCGGTATTGGTTGGGCTTAAGCTCTAAATTATCGCGGATATGCACGGAGGGCACCAAAAAGCCTAGCTCTTGTGCAATTTTTTTACGGATGCCGCGAATGCGCCGCAGTAATTCGCCATCTTGATTGCGATCGACGAGCGGGATCAGCCGGTAGCCAACTTCCAAGCCGACCGGATCGACGGGCTGGACATCATTCCAGCTGACTTCTTGCAAGGGGGGCGTTGCAGCGGGCGCGCCACCCGGAGCGCCTGCGGGGCCTGCTGCCCCGCCATCGGCTGCTGCAGTTTGCAGAGCGTTGGTTCTGTTGCGCTGGTCAAGCTGCCAGGCGATGCCGCCTAAAATAAAAGCCATAAGCAAAAAGGCCATATGGGGCATGCCGGGGATAATGCCTAAAACGCCTAAAACACCTGCGGTAACATACATGACCTGCGGCTGAGAAAACATCTGACCTAAGATTTGCTCGGATAAATCTTCGCCGTCCCCTACGCGTGAAACCACAATACCGGCCGCGACCGAGATAATCAGAGAGGGGATTTGCGCTACAAGGCCATCACCAATGGTCAGCAGGGTGTAGGTTTTTCCCGCTTCGGCAAAAGGCAGATCATGCTGCGCCATACCAACAATCAAGCCGCCGATGATATTGATCACCATGATCATTATCCCGGC encodes the following:
- the flhF gene encoding flagellar biosynthesis protein FlhF, whose protein sequence is MVVKKFYGATTRDALRQVRDELGPDALILSNRQVSGGGIEIMAVADADVAALTNVQNVAAQPRPAPQQNTRGAQNGAKLLQSAQAAAPISKALARSYAIPDDDDEEPSTKHILHDEPVVLRSNRHAPRQPEPAATAPIPLDSNPEYQQPRPSRPAPRPAPPPPRRPAQALPTFSFEDDEAPPTQSLADKAAMDGIAREIRLLRGLLESQLAGMAWGELSRHAPEKLEALRQLLSAGFCPALSRQLVEKMPAQMTLDQGMRWVKAALTHNLAAATTDDDLINRGGIYALIGPTGVGKTTTVAKLAARCALLHGPDSVALLTTDSYRIGAHDQLRIYGRIIGVPVHEVKDETDLQFTLADLSEKHLVLIDTVGMGQRDQRISEQLALFDEDNVSTLLLLAANAQTGTLDDVARRYRNTHLAGCILTKLDETMNLGGCLDVAIRHKLRLHFLTNGQRVPEDLHRANVSYLVDRAFRGETQNSAFTLKPDEFPLFMGAQGGTMDSPLDFNINHASHSRG
- the flhA gene encoding flagellar biosynthesis protein FlhA, with translation MWRTFNYSKLAGPALVLMVLGMMVLPLPALVLDFFFTFNIAISIIVLMVALYTRKPLEFSSFPTILLFTTLLRLSLNVASTKLVLTEGHNGADAAGKVIEAFGHVLIGDNLTVGVIGFIILTIINFVVITKGAGRIAEVSARFTLDAMPGKQMAIDADLNAGMIGEEDARRRRSEISQEANFFGSMDGASKFVRGDAVAGIMIMVINIIGGLIVGMAQHDLPFAEAGKTYTLLTIGDGLVAQIPSLIISVAAGIVVSRVGDGEDLSEQILGQMFSQPQVMYVTAGVLGVLGIIPGMPHMAFLLMAFILGGIAWQLDQRNRTNALQTAAADGGAAGPAGAPGGAPAATPPLQEVSWNDVQPVDPVGLEVGYRLIPLVDRNQDGELLRRIRGIRKKIAQELGFLVPSVHIRDNLELKPNQYRIQLKGVDVGTGEAFAAQWLAINPGNAIGQLPGTPTQDPTFGLPAVWIDGSLRDQAQAFGYTVVDASTVVATHISNILQSHSAELLGREEVQQLLEHFGKEAPKLLEDLVPKIIPVGTLQKVLQNLLEEGMHIRDLRSILETLAEHIVRTQNIDELTAAVRVALGRAIVHQLFPGENELQVVTLEPQLENILLSAVSGNSQGGLEPGLAERVLKQASELSEQLEQQGLSTVLIAPAQLRPMLSRFLRRSIPGLRVIAHTEIPDSKTIRIVGMLGAN